CCAGAAACATGAAACGTTCTTTTCTGTGGGTGCTGGTCAGTCTGCTCTTTCTGGGTTTCTTCAGTGATGCATTGGCGAAACGCAGCGGTGGGGGATTCGGTCGCAGCACCCGGTCCAAACCCAGTGTCTCTGCCCAATACCGCGCTCCCGGCAAAACTTATGCTGCACCCAGACGCACTTACAGCAATTCCCGTTCAGGTTTTCCCAGCTTCATTTTTGTTCCTTTTTTTGGTTTTGGGCATCTGGGGTACGCATACAGTCCTTTCAGTTTTCTGGGGGTGCTGAGCCTGCTGTTGAATCTGGTGGTGTTGGCGGTGGTGATTGCTTTTGTGGCATGGATGGTGCGCAGAATGCGCCGCGCATAAAAGTGTCAGAGTGGGCCTGTCATACTGGAGCATCCCGGCTGAAACAGCAGAAGAAACAATGCTGCTGTCATCCCGACTCCCCTTTCAGACATTCAGGGAACATTTCACCTCACGGAGCCCCAGCATGCAGAACCCCGAGACAGCCCTAAAATTTGCCCTGGCCTGCACGTCCCTCCAGCAAAACAGCAGCTTGCAGGTCTTGCACGCGGTTGCAGCATCCCTGCCTGAGCTTTTTCCGGGCAGTCGGTTCCAGCTGGATGAACAGACCCTGCTTCCGGTGGGCTGGTTCAGTGAGGTGGAACATCGGGGGTATGTCAGCCTTCCTCCCACCCCACTGGCGTACACAGTCACCCTGGCTTCACCTCCATCTGAAGCAGAAAAACTGTTGCTGGCCTGCTTCTTGCAGCAGTTTGAACAGGCGTTGCTGTTGACAGCATTTCAGGAGGAATTGGACCGTCAGGCCAGAAGAGACTGGCTCACCGGTCTTCCCCACCGCTTTCAGCTGTACCGGCAGCTGGATGCTTACGGTCGATTGCTGTCCTCTTATCATGTGGGGTTGCTGGAATTGACCCACATTTCCAGCACGGACCAGTTGCATCGTCCGTTCATGGACCATCTGATTCTGGAAGTGGTCAAAATCCTGAAGCAACACACCCTGCATGCTTACCGTTTTGAATCCGAACGTTTCGTGTTCATTCTGGACCAGCAGCAGAAAGAAAACCTGCTGACCCAGCTTGCAGACATGCCCGAACTGGGTGTTCGTCTGTCCTGGGCAGACACCTGGGAAGGCAGTCCAGAAAACATCGTGGAGGCCCTGGTTTCCCGGATGCAGACCGCTTAAAACAAAGCTCCATGGAAAGAAAAAGACCTCCTGAAAACAGGAGGTCTTTGGGTTTGGTTTGAGTCTGGATCAGGCGTGCACAGCAGAGAGGTTCTGTTCCAGTGTGGCTTCCAGGTGCTTGTGGCCCAGAATTTCATCCAGGGTGCGCATGAACCGCAGGTAGTGTTCCACACGTGCGGCTTCACCCATCAGGCCCAGACGCCAGATCAGACCACGGGTGGCGTCCAGGCCTCCGGTGATGCTGATGTTCTTCTGACGCAGGGCACCCCGCACCTGGGCATCGTTCATGCCTTCGGGGAGACGCAGCGAAAGCACGCTGGGAAGGCGTTCACGGGGGTTTTTCACAAAGTGGGAAAACCCGATGGTTTCCAGGGTGCGGGCCACAGCCACACTGAGTTCAGCAGCGTGGTGGGCACGGACTTCCAGACCTTCGCTCAGGGCAGCCGTGAGGGCTGCATCCAGAGCGTAGTGAAGTTGCACGGGAACGGTGTGATGGTAGTCTTTGTGGTCCCAGTAAGCTTGCAGACCCAGAAAGTCGGAGTACCACAGGGTCACCGGGGTTTTGCGGTTTTTGACCACTTCCATGGCCCGGGCACTGACGGCAACAGGAGCCACTCCGGGAGGGGCCGAGAGGCACTTCTGGGAACCGGTGTAAGCATAGTCGATGCCCCATTTTTCCATTTCGTAGGGCATCATGCCTGCAGTGGTGACAGCATCTACAGTCACCAGGATGCCCATGTCCTGGGCAATGTGGGCAATTTCAGGGGCAGGATTCAGAACGCCAGTGCTGGTTTCACCGTGCACCACACTGACCATTTTGGGCTGGTGTTCTCTCAGGGCCTTTTCAACCTCTTCGAGGCGCACAGCTTCTCCGATGGGGGCACGCACCACGATGACTTTTGCACCGTAACGCTCGCACATCTCGACCATGCGGTCTCCAAAAGAACCGTTGGTGGCCACCACCACGGTGTCTCCGGCTTCGATAAGGTTGGCAAATCCAGTCTCCATTCCGAGGCTTCCGGTGCCCGCCACCAGTGCTGTGAACGCATCCGCCGCCGCTCCGTACAGGACTTTAAGGTTCGCCTGGATGCGCGCGTTCAGCGCGAAAACCGCGGGATCCATGTGTCCGACCATGGGAATCAGGAGGGCTTGGAGCGCATCAGGCTGGATGGGCGTCGGGCCTGGAGTCAAAAGAAGGAGATCTGTATTCTGGCTCATGTATATTCCTTATGCCCTGACCTGTTAAGGTAAAAGCATGCTCTCTAGTGTAGCGCTTTCTGCAGTGATCGCGGGCAGTGTGCTCAGCCCAGAATTAGACAAATTCCAGAAAATTGCCGACATGATCACGGAAAAATACATCTACACCTCACATTTAACCCCACCCAAAACCCTGACACTGCCTGCTTCGTTACCGTCCCACACCCCTCTGGCCCTTGAGCAAACCTTGATTGAGCACTCCAACAACTGGGAGGCTGTGCAGGCTTATTACCGCAATGAAGTGCTCAAAAACCCCAAGAATCTGGATTTCGCCCTGAAAAGTCTGGTGGACTGGCTGGGAGACAACCACTCGGTGTACCTGAACAAATTTGAAGCCACGGCTTTAAAAAGCCGGTATGGTGATCTGCCCTGTCTGCAGTACACCCTGGATGCAACACCCACAAGGACCACAGCCCAGGTGACATATGAGGTGTCTCAGGAAGACTCCAGGGTGGGCATCATCCGCATTGAAGATTTTGCCGGGTTTGACCGCACGGCTGGCGTACAGGAGGCCCTGAATGCCCTGACAGCTCAGGGGGTCAAGGCTTTTGTGATTGACCTGAGGGGCAATCCTGGCGGCCTTGCCGTAGAAATGATGCGCACTGCAGGTCTGTTTCAATCGGGTTTTCTGTGGAGGATGCGCCTGAAAGGTTCCTTCCCCATCCCACTGCCTGCACTGGGCAACAAGCCTTATGCCCAGGTTCCTCTGGCCCTGGTCATTGACCGCAACGTCAACAGTGCAGCAGAAGGATTCAGTGGTGGATTGCAACGGGTGGGCCGGGCAAAGGTTTTTGGAGAAACCAGTGCGGGCAATGTAGAAGCTGTTTACCCTTACTGTTTCAACGATGGCAGCATGATGTTTCTGGCTTCTGGACAGCTTGCCCCTTTCAGCGGCAAAACCTGGGAAGGGGTGGGGGTTGTTCCAGACCAGCCCGGAAGCACCCTTTCTGACGCAGTAAAATGGGCTGCTGGACAGCTAAAACCTTAAAGGGGACTAGACGGCAAGCCATGGGGTCGGGTTATACTCTTCTTTATGCAACAACCCGCTGACCTGCTGACCTCTCACGGACTGGACGCCCTGTGGGTGACCAAGCCTGAAAATGTCAGGTATCTGAGTGGTTTTTCCACGCCCAAAGACGGCCTGGTGCTGCTGCACAAGGAGGGGGCACTCCTTTACACCGATGCCCGTTACACCGAACAGGCCAAAGAAGAATGCTTCATTCCACAACACATCGCCCGCCACAGTGATGTGATTCAGCATGCCCGCACCCTGCTGGAAGGCAAAGTGGTGGGTTACGAAGCCGATGCCCTGCTGGTCAACAAACTCCATCAACTTGCAGGCCTGCAAGCCAAAAAGCTGGTGCCCACCGAGGGCATTCTGGAGGCCCGCAGGCTCATCAAAACCCCTGAAGAAATCCAGCTCATCCGTCAGGCACAACAGATTGCCGATGAAGCCTTGAGACAGGCGCTGCCCAGCCTGAGAGCGGGTGTTCGGGAAGTGGATCTGGCCCTGCAAATGGAAGTGTACATGCGCTCCCATGGGGCTGAGGACCGGGCTTTTGACATCACAGTGGCCAGCGGTTACCGCAGCGCCATGCCCCACGGCACCGCCAGTGAAAAGGTGATTCAGGAAGGTGAACTGGTGACTTTTGACTGGGGAGCCCGTTACCGGGGTTACTACAGCGATTGCACCCGTGCTTTTCCGGTGGGTGAAATCAGCGAAGAACTGAAGAACCTGTACCGCCACACCCAGAAAGCCCTGAACCTTGCTCTGGAAGCCATCAAACCGGGCGTCATGACCAGTGACCTGGATCAGGTGGCCAGAGGTTATCTGGAAGAGCAGGGACTGGCCGAACATTTCGTGCACTCTCTGGGTCACGGGGTGGGTCTGGCCATCCATGAAAATCCCCATCTGGCCAGATTTCGCCCTGACCTTCCCCAATACAATGTGCCCCTGCAAGCTGGCATGGTGATCACCATCGAGCCTGGATTGTACGTGGCTGGTGTGGGCGGAGTGCGCCTTGAAGAACTTGTGCTGGTCACCGAAACGGGTTGCGAGGTCCTGAGCCACGCCCCCTTCGCGGAGGTGTAAATGAAGTATTTGCTGGCAGTTCTTCTTCTGGTGTTCCCTGTCTCGGGAATGGCCCAGAGCAACTGGGTGCAAACAGGCTTTGCCGTTTATTATGGTGGCCTCAAAGACAGAGAAACCACCCTGACTGCAGCCCATCCTTCCCTGCCATTTGGCACCTGGGTGGAAGTCAAACACCAGAAAACCGGCAAAACCATCCGGGTCAAGATCAATGACCGGGGTCCTTTTGGCAACAAGAGCCGCATCATTGACCTTTCCACGGCTGCGGCACGGGCACTGGGCATCATTTCCGAGGGTGTTGCTCCCGTGGAAATCCGGGTGGTGCAAAGCAACTGAGCATCACCCGAATCAGGACAAAGGGCCAGAGAAATCCTTACCAAAATCATGTAGGATGTGCTAGGCTTTGTCCATCAATTCTAGGAGGAAAACAATCATGTCTGATGTCGCTCTGCTGACACTCGATACCATCGCGAAGTACCTGAAAGAAAAAGAAGTGCACCTGGACCTCCAGGAGAACAACGGTCAGCGCTTCATCCGCATGGGCTGGAAATTTGAAATGGGCGACGCTGCCGTTCTGGTGAGTGTTTCTGACGGCCCCAACGACACCAGCCGTCTGGAAATCACCTGCGTGACCCAGAAAACCTACACCGATCGCCGCGACGAAGTGGTGACCATGCTGAACTCCCGCAACCGTGAACGCGCCTTTTCACGCAGCATCGATGACGATGGCAACGTGTGGCTGGAGTACGTTGGCTTCTACCCCACCCTCTGCGAGTTCCCCCAGAGCACCTTCGACACCCTGTTCAGCGGTGTCCTGATGCACTTCCAGGACGATTACGCCACCCTGGAAGGCTACGTGCCTGCTGCCCAGGCCTGATCCAACACAGGATTTTTCGATCAGGGAGGTTTGCCTCCCTGATTTTTGTTGGATATTTTGGGCTGACAAGTTTTTTGAGCTAAGCAACACCATCTCCCGCTCACACAGATCCCTTAAGCTGTTACGGTGTTGAAACTGGTATGCATTGATGTCGATGGCACGCTGGTCGGATCCAGCGGAACAGTCACAGAAGAAGTCTGGGAGGCCACCCGAGAGGCCCGCAGCAGGGGGCAGCATCTGGTGATCTGTACCGGACGTCCTGCTTTTGGAAAAGCCCTGGGATACGCCCAGAAGCTTGATCCTGAAGGCTGGCACATTTTCCAGAATGGAGCAAGCATTTACCACGTGCAGACAGGTGAAACCCTCTCTGCTTCCTTTCCAGAAGAACTGCTTCCCTGGCTGGAACAGCTTGGGAAAGAGAAAAACTGGGTTCTGGAGCTTTATTCAGATACCGATTACGCTGTGGAAGACACCCACAGGTTTGCCCGAGAGCATGCAGAATTGCTGGGTTTGCCTTTTGACCCTAGACCTTTCACTGCACTAAAAGGCACACCCGTGCGTGCACAGTGGGTGATTCCCATTGAACAGACCCGGGAGTGCATGGCCCTGATGCCTGAGAGTGTCACCCTCTCTCCTGCTGGAAGCCCCATCATGCCTGATGCCATGTTCATCTCCATGACCCGCAAAGGGGTGTCCAAGGCTTCAGGAATTCAAAAGATTGCAGACAAACTGGGCCTCACCATCGATCAGGTGATGATGGTGGGCGATGGTCACAACGATGCAGAGGCCATGAAAGTGGTCGGGCACGGGGTTGCCATGGCCAACGCCGACGATGAAGCCAGGGCTGCTGCAAACCACCATGTGGGTCATGTGGACGAAGGGGGCCTCATAGAAGCACTCGAGCTTTCCTGGATCCTGTGATCAAAACCCACAGGCTGCCAAACAGGCAGAACCCCAGCACCAGCCAGTCCCCGACCAGCATGTAAATGGTGGCTGCGGTCAGGGACTGGTATCTGGCTTGCAGAGTTTTGGTTTCCCAGAGGGGAAGCTTTTCGATGGTTCTTCCCAGGGGATCAATCACTGCAGTGACCCCGGTGTTGCCTGCCCGGAGGATGTAACGATGTGTTTCAATGGCACGCACCCGACCCATGTCGTAGTGCTGCCACAAACCTGCTCCCGTTCCAAACCAGGCATCGTTGGAAACATTGACCAGCACGGTGGCTCCATTGAGGGCCATGCTTCTGGCAATCCAGCCATACACACTTTCGTAGCAGATGTAAGTGCCAAATTTTTGACCGGCCAGTTCCAGAGGCTTTGCGGTCTCTCCAACCTTCCAGCTTCCCAGGTAAACCCCCAGTTGTTGCTCGATGGGACGGTACACAGCGTCCAGTTGTTCCCTCATGGGATACCACTCTCCAAAGGGCACCAGACGGATCTTGTCGTGGGTGGTGATCCTTTGCTGGTTGAGGGCCACATCCATTTCACGGGCCACCACCCGGTTGTGGATGGTGGTGAGGTCACTCATTCCAGTGATGAGTTGCGCAGGGTGGGCCTCTGGCAAGTGGCTGTCATAAATGGCGGTTTCAGGCCAGATGTAAACCCCATTTCCTGTGCTGAGGTTGTTGTAGATGTCAATGGAACGCAGGGTGTGGTTGACATCCTGGGCTTTCAATCTGGGGTCGATGTTGCCCTGCACCAGAGTGGCCTGCTGCAAAGGACCTGTTGGAGCGGTGCGGGTCAGGCCATAAACCCAGCCAGAGGCCCACAGTGCAACGGAGATCCCCAACGGAAGAAACTGTCCTTCCAGTGCACTGGCCAGTGCTGCTGCAGTGCCTGTGGTGAGCAGGCTGAGCAAGAGCACCCCTCCCAGGTCTGCTGCCTGAATCAGGGGCGTGTTCTGCAGGGTGTAGCCCAGGGTGCCCCAGGGAAAGGCGAACATGCCCAGGTGCCTGAGCCATTCCAGAATCACCCAGCCAAAAGCCAGCAACCACAACCTTGTGTAGCGGTCTGTGCTCAAATTAAAAACAATGGCAGCCAGCAAAGCCCAGAATGCCCCCTCGATGAACCACAGTGGAATGAACATAACAGCACCAAAAACCCCATACTGACCATAAAAGCTGATGGGAAGCCAGTGCAGGTAAATGGCAAAAAACAAACTCATGCCCCAGAACATCCGGGCCACCGCCAGACGGCGGGTTTTGCTGTCAATCAGGACTTTCAGTGTCCAGGCCAAAAAAAGTGGGGTCAGAAACCCCCATAAAATGTGCAGGCTGCTCAGCGCCAGAAGAACAAAAGGAATGAGAAACACCCCCAAATTCTAACGCAGTTTTCTGAGAAGCATTGACGCATGGATGTTGTGAACTTCAGAGATCCCTGGCATCTCTGGCCTGGGTCTCAGGTTGTCTAGTCGCAAACTGAAGTCGATTCGAATAAAAGTGGTTTTTTTCAGCCACAACACAGCCTGGGCAAAGAACTTGCTCATCAAATTTACCGCCCATCAGGGTAATTTTAATGTAACAAACTCATTTTCATGCACCACAACATCAATTCAGATATTGTAAAATCATGCAAGGAACGGGAATATGAAACTGGCCTTCATCAGCGACATCCATGCCAACATCCACGCCTTGCAAGCCGCCTGGAGAGTCATCCAGGACTCCCGAGTGGACCAGGTCATCGCTCTAGGTGATCTGGTTGGTTACGGAGCCAGCCCCGCAGAGTGCATCGAGTTTGTGCGCAACCACAACATCACCTGCGGACTGGGCAGCAGCGATCTGAGAGTCAGCTTTGAAGGCGTCGCCAAAGCCGAGCGACGCAAAGGCATTTCCGAGGAGGTCCTGGAATGGACCCGAGGGGTGCTCTCCAAAGAAGACAAACTGTACCTGCAATCCTTCAGCCCCACCGGTAGGCTCATGACCCCCTATGGTCGCTTGCGTTACTGCCACGGCAGTCCTTTAAGTCCAGAAGGACGCCTGGACATCTCCCAGGGCACCAAAACCCTGGAAGACATGCTCACCTCGCTCAACTGCAAGATTCTGGTGTGCGGAGGAAGCCACATCCCCATGGTGCGTGAACTCAGGAATGGCGGCTACGTGATCGATCCTGGATCCGTGGGCCTCACCCTGAATCGTGAACCCGGAGCAGATGTGTGCATCATGGACATTGGTCAGCAGGAAGTCAAAATCAAGATGCACAAAGTGGTGTATGACTTTCACGCTGCGGCCTTCGACATTCTCGCCTGGAACCTGCCCCCGGTGCTGGTTCAAGTGATTCAGACCGGAAAATTCTCTTAAGTACCCTGCAATACACATACATGATGCTGGGCGGCAGAGGGATTCCTCGCCGCCCGATTTTTTGCTGTAAAACACAACAAAAGCAAAGGGCGAGGCATGCCTCGCCCCTACAAACCTCTGAAATCAGTCGGCTTTTTCCAGATCAAAGGCTTTGTGGGCCGCCTGCACAGCTTTGGCCACATCCCGGTCCTCGATGGCGAGGGAGATGTTCAACTCTGAAGAACCCTGGGAGATCATCAGCAGGTTGATGCCTTCTTCTGCCAGAGCAGAGAACAGTTTGGCCGCAATGCCACGGGCACCGCGCATGCCTTCCCCCACAATGGCAACCACTGCAACGTTCTCCTGGAATTCAAAATCGCGCACCAGATCGGCCTTGGCAAAAGAGGATTTCAGTTCTGCCATGGCTTTTTTGGCATAAGCGTTCTGGATCACCAGGGACACGTTGGCCATGCTGGAGCTCTGGGAGATCATCAGGACCGGGATCTGGGCACGGGCCAGCGTGTCAAAGATTTCGGCAACGGTTTCGGGAACGCCCACCAGTGCACCGCCCACGGTGATGATGGACACCTGACGGATGGCCGTCACGGCTTTCACAGGCTTGTTGCGCACGGCTTTGCCAGTGATCAGGGTGCCTGCAAAGGAAGGATCTGCTGCACTTTTTACACGCAGGGGAATGGCATGTTCTTGCAGAGGGGTCACGGCCAGGGGGTGCAACACCTTGGCTCCGAAGAAAGCCAGTTCCATGATCTCAGAGTAAGAGAGGTGCTGGATGTTCTGGGCTTCGGGAACCATGCGGGGGTCGGTGGTCATGACCCCATCCACATCCTTCCAGGCCCACACTTCATCTGCCTTGAGGGCCGCGCCAATGATGGTGGCAGTGTAATCGGTGCCCCCGCGTCCCAGGGTGGTGATGGCACCCTCTCTGGTTTCTCCGATGAAACCAGCAACCACAGGGGTGATGCCAGCGCCAAAAAGACCTTCCAGACGGGCAGGAATGCGGTCAAAAGCTTCGGGCATGGGGCGGGCATTGCCGAAGTGATGGTCGGTGAGGATGCCCGCCTGACCTCCAGTGAGGTTGTGGGCGTGGTTTCCGAGCTGTTGCAGTGCAATCGCCATCAGGGGAGCAGACAGGCGCTCTCCGAAGGACACGATCAAATCGCGGCTTCTGGGGCTGAGTTCACGCAGCAGGTAAACACCCACCACAGTCTGGCGCAGGGTTTCCAGCAGTTCGCGGATTTCCAGCGCGGTGTGGCTGTCCGGGGCCGCCCCCAGTTCATTTGCGGTGTTGAGGTGGCGGTTTCGCAGAAGGGCCAGTTCATCGTTGGCAAAGGCAATGTCGCCGTTTTCAGCGCTGTTGGCGACTTTGATCAGGGTGTCGGTCACACCGGACATGGCGGAAACCACAGCCACCACTTTTTCACCTTGCTGGATGGAGTGCGCCACCAGACCTGCGGAATGTTGGATGGCCTGAGCTGAACCCATCAGCGTGCCACCGAATTTCATGATAATCATCCAGACCTCCCGTTGGAAACTGTGCAGCCTGTGCAGGAAGGTGAAGTGGGCCTTCCCTGCCACAGCGATTCAGCTTTGCTGTGCTTGCACCGTTGTCTTTGTACGTCTTTTGCGTCTTTTTGCAAGGGCCTTTTCACAGACCCTGCAAGCTCTCGGTGTGTAGTGTATCAGCTTCAGGGATGGTGTGAAACGGACATTTATACGCATTTAGACAATTGCAGGGAGCAGGCAGGACAAAAAACAGGCAGAGGCACCAGAAATCTGCCTCTGCCCAATTGCGCTTTGAGGGTTACGCTTTTACGCAAGTTTTCAGGAACAGCTCGTGCACCCGGGCATCTTTTGTCAGTTCGGGGTGAAAACTGGCAGCCATCAGGCGACCAGAGCGGGCCAGCACCACCTGACCCTGGTGCTCACAGAGCACTTCCACGTCTTTCCCCACATGGGTGATCCCTGGAGCACGAATGAACACCGCATCGAAAGTGCTGTCCAGCCCCTGGATGTTCAGGGGTTCTTTGAAGGAATCCACCTGACGTCCGAAGGCATTGCGGGCCACCGTGATGTCCATCAGTTCCAGCGAAGGCTGTTTGCCCTGAATGTGCTTCGGTTGCCCTTCAATCTCTGTGGCCAGCATGATGGCTCCTGCACAGGTTCCAAAGATGGCTCCTCCATCCTGATAAAACTGCTGGATGGGGTCTTTCAGGTCGTAATCCATCATGAGCTTGCCCATGGTGGTGGATTCCCCTCCGGGGATCACCAGCCCGTCCAGGCCTGCCAGATGCTGCGGGAGGCGCACCTCTGTGACCTCCACACCTAATTTCTCCAGCATCTGCCTGTGTTCACGAAAAGCCCCTTGCAGGGCCAGAACGCCAATTTTCATGTGTGGTTCTCCAATCATGCGAGAAGGGCGAGGCATGCCTCGCCCCTACGGGGTTGATTCAGGTGTAGGGGCGCAGCGTGCTGCGCCCTCAGAGGGGAGACCGTGACAGCAAAGCTGTCACAGAGGGGTCTTACCAGCCCCGCTTTGCCATCCTGTCGGCTTCGATGATTTCATCAATGCCGATGCCAGTCATGGGTGCCCCGAGGTCTTCGGAGACTTCGGCCAGGATGTCTGGGTTGTTGTAGTGGGTCACGGCCTTCACAATGGCACGGGCGCGTTTTTCGGGGTTGTCGGACTTGAAGATGCCGGAGCCCACAAACACACCCTCCAGGCCCAGTTGCATCATCAGGGCAGCGTCTGCAGGGGTGGCCACACCACCAGCAGCAAAGTTCACCACGGGGAGTTTGCCGTGCTCGTGGATGTAGCGAACCAGTTCATAGGGGGCCTGCAGGTCACGGGCCACGGTCATCAGTTCTTCCACGGGTCTGGTCTGGATGGCGCGGATTTCTCCCAGCACGGTGCGGGCGTGGCGCACTGCTTCCACCACGTTGCCGGTGCCTGCTTCGCCTTTGGTGCGGATCATGGCAGCACCTTCACCGATGCGGCGCAGGGCCTCGCCCAGGTTTTTGGCTCCGCACACAAAAGGCACGGTGAAGCCGTGCTTGAAGATGTGGAAGGATTCGTCTGCAGGGGTCAGCACTTCGGATTCGTCGATGAAATCCACACCCAGGGCTTGCAGGATCTGGGCTTCCACAAAGTGCCCGATGCGCACTTTGGCCATCACAGGAATGGAAACCGCTTCGATGATGCCCTTGATCATCTTGGGGTCGCTCATGCGGGCAACGCCCCCGTCTGCACGAATGTCTGCAGGAACGCGTTCCAGGGCCATGACGGCAGTGGCTCCGGCCTGTTCAGCAATGATGGCCTGCTCGGGGGTGACCACATCCATGATCACACCGCCTTTGAACATTTCTGCGAAACCGGTTTTGATGGGTAAGGTGCCTTTTTCCATGTCTTGCATGTTAAAGAAAAAACTGGTTCTTTAGAAGAACCAGTTTTGGCATTTTTTAGGTACCAGTTTATGCTGGAGAGCCAGAAATCTGCTGCTGGATGACCTTCAGCAACACATCAGGCTGGAATGGCTTCACCAGATAGGCATTGCCAATGCTGAGTCCCGTGGCCCGGTCCTGTTCTGCACTGAGGCCAGAAAGAAACACCACCGGAAGCTGGGGATGGTCGGCTTTCAGGCGTCTGGCCAGTTCAAAACCATTGCCATCGTCCAGGCAAACATCCAGAATGGCCAGATCGAATTCTGCTGTGGAAACCACCTGGACGGCTTCCTGGACAGAATGGGCCAGCACAGGCCGGTACCCATTCATCTCCAGGAACATCTCCAGCAGTTGCAAAATCTGTTCT
This window of the Deinococcus roseus genome carries:
- a CDS encoding GGDEF domain-containing protein, which translates into the protein MQNPETALKFALACTSLQQNSSLQVLHAVAASLPELFPGSRFQLDEQTLLPVGWFSEVEHRGYVSLPPTPLAYTVTLASPPSEAEKLLLACFLQQFEQALLLTAFQEELDRQARRDWLTGLPHRFQLYRQLDAYGRLLSSYHVGLLELTHISSTDQLHRPFMDHLILEVVKILKQHTLHAYRFESERFVFILDQQQKENLLTQLADMPELGVRLSWADTWEGSPENIVEALVSRMQTA
- a CDS encoding metallophosphoesterase family protein — its product is MKLAFISDIHANIHALQAAWRVIQDSRVDQVIALGDLVGYGASPAECIEFVRNHNITCGLGSSDLRVSFEGVAKAERRKGISEEVLEWTRGVLSKEDKLYLQSFSPTGRLMTPYGRLRYCHGSPLSPEGRLDISQGTKTLEDMLTSLNCKILVCGGSHIPMVRELRNGGYVIDPGSVGLTLNREPGADVCIMDIGQQEVKIKMHKVVYDFHAAAFDILAWNLPPVLVQVIQTGKFS
- a CDS encoding septal ring lytic transglycosylase RlpA family protein; protein product: MKYLLAVLLLVFPVSGMAQSNWVQTGFAVYYGGLKDRETTLTAAHPSLPFGTWVEVKHQKTGKTIRVKINDRGPFGNKSRIIDLSTAAARALGIISEGVAPVEIRVVQSN
- a CDS encoding M24 family metallopeptidase; this translates as MQQPADLLTSHGLDALWVTKPENVRYLSGFSTPKDGLVLLHKEGALLYTDARYTEQAKEECFIPQHIARHSDVIQHARTLLEGKVVGYEADALLVNKLHQLAGLQAKKLVPTEGILEARRLIKTPEEIQLIRQAQQIADEALRQALPSLRAGVREVDLALQMEVYMRSHGAEDRAFDITVASGYRSAMPHGTASEKVIQEGELVTFDWGARYRGYYSDCTRAFPVGEISEELKNLYRHTQKALNLALEAIKPGVMTSDLDQVARGYLEEQGLAEHFVHSLGHGVGLAIHENPHLARFRPDLPQYNVPLQAGMVITIEPGLYVAGVGGVRLEELVLVTETGCEVLSHAPFAEV
- the lnt gene encoding apolipoprotein N-acyltransferase, which translates into the protein MFLIPFVLLALSSLHILWGFLTPLFLAWTLKVLIDSKTRRLAVARMFWGMSLFFAIYLHWLPISFYGQYGVFGAVMFIPLWFIEGAFWALLAAIVFNLSTDRYTRLWLLAFGWVILEWLRHLGMFAFPWGTLGYTLQNTPLIQAADLGGVLLLSLLTTGTAAALASALEGQFLPLGISVALWASGWVYGLTRTAPTGPLQQATLVQGNIDPRLKAQDVNHTLRSIDIYNNLSTGNGVYIWPETAIYDSHLPEAHPAQLITGMSDLTTIHNRVVAREMDVALNQQRITTHDKIRLVPFGEWYPMREQLDAVYRPIEQQLGVYLGSWKVGETAKPLELAGQKFGTYICYESVYGWIARSMALNGATVLVNVSNDAWFGTGAGLWQHYDMGRVRAIETHRYILRAGNTGVTAVIDPLGRTIEKLPLWETKTLQARYQSLTAATIYMLVGDWLVLGFCLFGSLWVLITGSRKARVLL
- a CDS encoding aminotransferase class V-fold PLP-dependent enzyme, whose product is MDPAVFALNARIQANLKVLYGAAADAFTALVAGTGSLGMETGFANLIEAGDTVVVATNGSFGDRMVEMCERYGAKVIVVRAPIGEAVRLEEVEKALREHQPKMVSVVHGETSTGVLNPAPEIAHIAQDMGILVTVDAVTTAGMMPYEMEKWGIDYAYTGSQKCLSAPPGVAPVAVSARAMEVVKNRKTPVTLWYSDFLGLQAYWDHKDYHHTVPVQLHYALDAALTAALSEGLEVRAHHAAELSVAVARTLETIGFSHFVKNPRERLPSVLSLRLPEGMNDAQVRGALRQKNISITGGLDATRGLIWRLGLMGEAARVEHYLRFMRTLDEILGHKHLEATLEQNLSAVHA
- a CDS encoding Cof-type HAD-IIB family hydrolase; its protein translation is MLKLVCIDVDGTLVGSSGTVTEEVWEATREARSRGQHLVICTGRPAFGKALGYAQKLDPEGWHIFQNGASIYHVQTGETLSASFPEELLPWLEQLGKEKNWVLELYSDTDYAVEDTHRFAREHAELLGLPFDPRPFTALKGTPVRAQWVIPIEQTRECMALMPESVTLSPAGSPIMPDAMFISMTRKGVSKASGIQKIADKLGLTIDQVMMVGDGHNDAEAMKVVGHGVAMANADDEARAAANHHVGHVDEGGLIEALELSWIL
- a CDS encoding S41 family peptidase; the protein is MLSSVALSAVIAGSVLSPELDKFQKIADMITEKYIYTSHLTPPKTLTLPASLPSHTPLALEQTLIEHSNNWEAVQAYYRNEVLKNPKNLDFALKSLVDWLGDNHSVYLNKFEATALKSRYGDLPCLQYTLDATPTRTTAQVTYEVSQEDSRVGIIRIEDFAGFDRTAGVQEALNALTAQGVKAFVIDLRGNPGGLAVEMMRTAGLFQSGFLWRMRLKGSFPIPLPALGNKPYAQVPLALVIDRNVNSAAEGFSGGLQRVGRAKVFGETSAGNVEAVYPYCFNDGSMMFLASGQLAPFSGKTWEGVGVVPDQPGSTLSDAVKWAAGQLKP
- a CDS encoding YbjN domain-containing protein — encoded protein: MSDVALLTLDTIAKYLKEKEVHLDLQENNGQRFIRMGWKFEMGDAAVLVSVSDGPNDTSRLEITCVTQKTYTDRRDEVVTMLNSRNRERAFSRSIDDDGNVWLEYVGFYPTLCEFPQSTFDTLFSGVLMHFQDDYATLEGYVPAAQA